The Bacillota bacterium genome includes the window GCTTGCCTCATGCCCTCTTCCGCCTGCTGAGCGGCTTCGCGTTGTGCCTCGCTGCCCTGCTGCACGGTGCGGATGGCTCGGTCTAAGTTGTCCATTGCCTGGGCGGCTGCGGTGGCTTGCTGGGCGAGTTGCTCGCTGCCGCGCGCGATTTCGGTGGAGGCCTGCCCAGACTGCTCGGTGGACCCCGCCAGTTCGCCGCTGGCGCCCGATACCTCTCCGGCTGCCTGCGCCGCCTGAATCAATGCGTTGCGCATCGACTCCTGCGCCTTCGCAAACGCGTGCCCTATCTCGTGGATACCGTCCAGCATCGCGTTGTAGGTGCGCGCCAGCGTGCCGAACTCGTCACGGGTGGACAGGTTAAGAGGAGGTGTCTGAGTAACTACCTCTGCCGTCAGGTTGCCCTGTTCCATCGCCTGCATGGCTTGTTGCAGGCTGGCGAGGTCGCCGGTACGCAGGTTTTCCATGCCGCGCATCATCTGGCGGACTACCCCCGTCAGGTACCGGGAGATGAGCCAGCCGAACAGCGAGCTGACCAGCACGGCACAGACCACAAAGATGCCCGTCCAGAGCCGTGCCCTCTGGTAGGTTTCCTCGATGACCGTCTCAGCACGCTTGCTCTTCTGGGCAATCTCCTCGTCGATCTTGTGTATGAGAGGGTCTAAACGCTCGCGGAGCACCGGACGCATCTTCTCTGCCACGAAGCGTTCTGCTTCATCGCGCTTGCCCTGCCGGTTCAGCTGTATTAGCTGATGGTGCAACACCACGTATTCTGCCCATGCGCTCTTCAGCTCTTCGAAGGTTTGCCTGTCCTCTGCCCCTCGAAGAGACGCCTCGTACTGCTTGAACGTCTCATCCACTGCCTCAATGTTTTTGCGGGCAGCCGCCTCGGTTGCCTGCATCTCCTGCATGTTGCCGATTGCCAGCATGTGGCGAAACTCCCGCGCCCGAAGCTGCTGCATGTTCGAGTCGATTTCGCCAAAGGCAATCGCGTTCGCCAGATGGTGTTCCACCACCTCACGGGCGGGCTGGTTTACTTTCGCCAGCTGAACGAGGCTGAAAACGCCCACTGCTACGGTAAGCAGGACGCACGTGCCAAAACCGATGCCCAGTTTGACTGAGGTACTCAGGTTGTAGAACGCTCGCATCGCTGTTACCCCCAACAAGATGGTTTGCGCGTCGAGGTGTTGATGCCTCTCTTATTGGCAACGGCCTCGAACGCATGTTCTTAAACGAACTGCAGACACCGTCCATTCAGTTATCGGCAGAAGGCAGTAGTTTGTGAATGGAGCCACAGATGACGTAACCGGCGCGAAGAAGGAGATGCGGGGCGCATCCATGCGCCCCGCATCGTGAGGAGGACGAGAACGGGATGTTACCTGTATTCGTCAGCCACGAGGAGAGAAGCTACGTTGCGGCACTCGTCGGGAGTAGGCTGCCGGCAATCGGCTGAGTCGAAGTCTTTCACGTTCGCGCCGCCGGCAAAGGTCTTCTCGCCCGGCCGCTGGAAGCAGTGCCACTTCCACAGGTTGTTGGCGATGGCGCCCTGAACCCGCGTCCACTTCACGTGCCCATCGGCGAACAGGAAGTGCGTCCCTTTCAAGTGGTTGATAAGCCAACCGTACTGACGCACAATCTGTCCGCACGGGGAGCTGGCGGAGGGAACATCACCGCCGAAGGGGTCTCCGGGCGGAGCGCACCAGCATCGGGCAATTGCCCAGGGACCAGTGTCCGACTCGTAGTTGCGTCCGTCTTGCAGCCAGATGGTCTCCGCCGGCACCTCGAGGTCGCTCAGGTTGCGCTGGTAAGTAGCCCAGACGGCATTGCCGTTGGCATCGAGTTGCACACCCGTCTGGAACACCGCGCCGTTCACGGTGTAGCCGCGCGGGAACCACAGGTTCTCCCTTTGCAGGGTGCTGCAGAAGGGGTCGTTGCGGTACCAGGGCGAACTGGGATGGCAGTGCGCCCAGGTCTCATCGCGCTGAGAGCCTCGCCATGCTCTTTCGTTGTCTCCCAGCATTCGGGAGATTTGGGCACGGGAGTTGGGACACTCATAGACATCCATATTCTTAATGTAGGGCAGGATTCGATACTTCCAGTTCAGCACCACCGCTCCGGTGGGACCCCAGGTGCGGTTGTGGGGGAAGGTTTCGTCGTAATCCTGCAGGTACAGCATGATGCCCGTGCCCACCTGCT containing:
- a CDS encoding MCP four helix bundle domain-containing protein, producing the protein MRAFYNLSTSVKLGIGFGTCVLLTVAVGVFSLVQLAKVNQPAREVVEHHLANAIAFGEIDSNMQQLRAREFRHMLAIGNMQEMQATEAAARKNIEAVDETFKQYEASLRGAEDRQTFEELKSAWAEYVVLHHQLIQLNRQGKRDEAERFVAEKMRPVLRERLDPLIHKIDEEIAQKSKRAETVIEETYQRARLWTGIFVVCAVLVSSLFGWLISRYLTGVVRQMMRGMENLRTGDLASLQQAMQAMEQGNLTAEVVTQTPPLNLSTRDEFGTLARTYNAMLDGIHEIGHAFAKAQESMRNALIQAAQAAGEVSGASGELAGSTEQSGQASTEIARGSEQLAQQATAAAQAMDNLDRAIRTVQQGSEAQREAAQQAEEGMRQA
- a CDS encoding DUF1559 domain-containing protein, whose translation is MKRGFTLIELLVVIAIIAILAAILFPVFAQAREKARQASCLSNFKQVGTGIMLYLQDYDETFPHNRTWGPTGAVVLNWKYRILPYIKNMDVYECPNSRAQISRMLGDNERAWRGSQRDETWAHCHPSSPWYRNDPFCSTLQRENLWFPRGYTVNGAVFQTGVQLDANGNAVWATYQRNLSDLEVPAETIWLQDGRNYESDTGPWAIARCWCAPPGDPFGGDVPSASSPCGQIVRQYGWLINHLKGTHFLFADGHVKWTRVQGAIANNLWKWHCFQRPGEKTFAGGANVKDFDSADCRQPTPDECRNVASLLVADEYR